The proteins below are encoded in one region of Hordeum vulgare subsp. vulgare chromosome 3H, MorexV3_pseudomolecules_assembly, whole genome shotgun sequence:
- the LOC123442451 gene encoding disease resistance protein RGA5-like, translating to MEAVVASAITGAMRTLLPKLGVLLESKYKLSKAMKKEIASLSDEMSSMSALLVKLAETDDGELDVQDKVWRDQVRELSYEMEDCVDTFTDDLDGGGGLWRGLTTLKMRYNITRWIAELKSRMVEVNKRHSRYKLDERACSISRSPVTIDPRLYALHTEAASLVGIDGPKEKLIDLLLREEKYGSNHRALKVVAITGFGGIGKTTLASQVRDMIKGRFDCTAFVSVSQNPSMVDILSTILSQVGSSVPVPSGQNSVQSLISKLREHLMAKRYLIIIDDIWTIEPWNTIKCAFVENKRASRVITTTRIEDVAQACCCGFRGHVYKVKPLNVLDSRRLFHRRIFSSEDACPEKLKDVSDEILNKCEGVPLVIVSVASILASHKEGKSKKFWEKIQNYFGFQLEGNNALQWLRHVLNLGYIDLPLDLRTCMLYLGIFPEDSEIMKDDLEKRWIAEGFVPERHGDGPEAIAEDFFNELINKNMIQIAEFDDCGDVLSCRVHDVMLDFIVWKSMEENFIDIIKGPPTVGDPQCMKGCLQVRRLSLQVRKSQHNELLGSMALTQARSFNFWGSAQWMPSLSRFQLLRVLHLDLGVYDSRNEEELTSIGSLTQLRYLRIRGAVFKKLKKQLQGLKHLKTLEIVGEDIEKILHLELSVTKLPATLWHLIVPYTVKLPGQINKMPNLRTLGEISIDIQDVENIKGLGELGDLRDLKIVLDKGDREGHCADLVPSLSSLKCLESLTIRMAGSLKIVDVLTCWSPPSHHLRRLHVLGLPFSTVHEDWISQLDNLRSLKIHVVSLPRDGVDVLARLSLLVHLTLHVKKNVPEEGLVVRAASFPNLKDFVFRCEEICLVFEAGAMHKLQRLAVDCYAKAERQGGDLLEGIQHLESILSFEFYIYEWNDLTVPQYGLQAYCSPQPKNWNVESLEAALRKAINKHPGTPDVRIQSM from the exons ATGGAGGCCGTGGTGGCGAGCGCCATAACAGGAGCCATGCGGACGCTCCTGCCCAAGCTCGGCGTCCTGCTGGAGAGTAAGTACAAGCTGTCCAAAGCAATGAAGAAGGAGATCGCCTCTTTGAGTGACGAGATGAGCAGCATGAGCGCTCTGCTCGTGAAGCTGGCCGAGaccgacgacggcgagctcgacgtGCAAGACAAGGTGTGGCGCGACCAGGTACGCGAGCTGTCCTATGAAATGGAGGACTGCGTCGACACCTTTACGGATGACCTTGATGGCGGCGGCGGGCTCTGGAGAGGGCTTACGACCCTCAAGATGCGGTACAATATTACCCGCTGGATCGCAGAATTGAAGTCTCGGATGGTGGAAGTGAACAAGCGCCACAGCAGATATAAGCTTGATGAGCGAGCATGCTCTATTTCTCGGAGCCCTGTGACTATTGATCCTCGTCTGTATGCACTCCATACAGAGGCTGCCAGCCTTGTAGGCATAGATGGCCCTAAGGAGAAGCTCATCGACCTATTGCTGAGAGAGGAGAAATATGGCAGTAATCACCGGGCACTCAAAGTTGTAGCCATCACTGGATTTGGAGGTATTGGCAAGACAACTCTCGCCAGTCAAGTCAGAGATATGATCAAAGGTCGATTCGACTGCACGGCCTTCGTATCTGTGTCGCAAAATCCAAGCATGGTTGATATCTTGTCGACTATACTCTCACAAGTTGGGAGCTCCGTGCCCGTGCCTTCAGGGCAGAATAGTGTGCAGTCCCTCATCAGCAAACTGAGGGAACACCTCATGGCCAAAAG ATACCTTATCATCATTGATGATATATGGACAATAGAACCATGGAATACTATCAAATGTGCCTTTGTGGAGAATAAACGTGCTAGTAGAGTTATAACAACTACACGTATTGAAGATGTGGCTCAGGCATGCTGTTGTGGTTTTCGTGGCCATGTCTACAAGGTCAAGCCTCTTAATGTTCTTGACTCAAGGAGATTATTTCATAGAAGGATTTTCTCCTCCGAAGATGCTTGTCCTGAGAAACTAAAGGATGTTTCTGATGAGATTCTGAACAAATGTGAAGGAGTTCCGTTAGTCATAGTCAGTGTAGCTAGCATTTTGGCTAGTCATAAAGAGGGAAAGTCGAAGAAATTCTGGGAGAAGATACAAAACTATTTTGGTTTCCAGTTGGAAGGTAACAATGCTTTACAATGGCTGAGACATGTGCTTAATCTTGGGTACATTGATTTACCTCTGGACCTTAGGACATGTATGTTGTATCTTGGTATATTCCCAGAAGATTCTGAAATAATGAAGGATGATTTGGAGAAGAGATGGATAgccgagggtttcgttccagaaaggcATGGCGATGGCCCAGAGGCGATTGCAGAAGATTTCTTTAACGAACTGATTAATAAAAACATGATACAAATAGCAGAGTTTGATGATTGTGGGGACGTCTTATCTTGTCGGGTGcatgatgtaatgcttgattttaTCGTATGGAAGTCCATGGAAGAAAATTTCATCGATATAATTAAGGGACCTCCTACAGTTGGTGATCCGCAATGCATGAAAGGATGTTTGCAGGTTCGCAGGTTATCCCTACAAGTTAGAAAATCGCAACACAATGAGTTGCTGGGAAGCATGGCTCTCACACAGGCCAGATCATTTAACTTTTGGGGGTCTGCCCAATGGATGCCTTCACTGTCGAGATTTCAACTCCTGCGAGTTCTACATCTCGATCTTGGTGTTTATGACTCCAGAAATGAGGAGGAACTGACCTCAATAGGGAGCTTGACCCAATTGAGATATTTGAGGATCAGAGGCGCTGTGTTTAAGAAACTGAAGAAACAATTGCAAGGATTAAAACATTTGAAGACGTTGGAGATAGTTGGCGAAGACATCGAGAAGATTTTACACCTAGAACTCAGTGTCACAAAGTTACCGGCGACGCTGTGGCACCTGATTGTTCCCTATACTGTGAAGCTGCCTGGTCAGATCAACAAGATGCCTAACCTGCGCACTCTGGGTGAAATCAGCATAGATATCCAAGATGTAGAGAACATCAAAGGGCTCGGTGAACTGGGAGATCTGAGGGACCTGAAGATAGTTCTAGATAAAGGTGACAGGGAAGGCCATTGTGCGGATCTTGTTCCTTCACTGAGTAGTCTCAAATGCCTCGAGTCCCTAACCATCCGCATGGCTGGATCCCTCAAAATTGTGGATGTCCTGACTTGCTGGTCTCCACCTTCACACCATCTTCGTAGACTACATGTGCTGGGGCTCCCCTTCTCCACCGTCCACGAAGACTGGATCAGCCAACTCGACAACCTCAGAAGCTTGAAGATTCATGTTGTTTCGCTGCCAAGGGATGGTGTCGACGTTCTTGCCAGGCTGAGCTTACTGGTGCACCTCACACTGCATGTGAAGAAAAACGTCCCTGAGGAAGGCCTTGTCGTCCGTGCCGCGTCTTTCCCAAACCTCAAGGATTTTGTGTTCAGGTGTGAAGAGATTTGCCTCGTGTTCGAGGCAGGGGCCATGCATAAGCTTCAGAGACTCGCTGTGGACTGCTATGCAAAAGCAGAGCGGCAAGGCGGTGATTTACTCGAGGGCATCCAGCATCTGGAAAGCATACTGTCATTCGAGTTTTATATCTACGAGTGGAACGACTTGACTGTTCCTCAGTATGGACTGCAGGCCTATTGTTCTCCACAGCCTAAAAACTGGAACGTGGAGAGTCTCGAAGCTGCGCTTAGGAAGGCGATCAACAAGCATCCGGGAACTCCCGATGTTCGCATTCAGTCCATGTAA